The genome window CCAGGCCAGGATGCCGCCGGCTACGTTGCTGACTTTCTGGAAGCCGTTGGCTTGGAGGAATTCTGCGATCTTCTGGCTGCGGGCTCCGGAGCGGCAGTGGACGAAGATTTCCTGCTGGGGGTTGAGCTCGTTCAGGCGATTGGGAACGTCGTTCTGAGGGATGAGCTTGCCGCCGATCTGGGCGATCTGGAATTCGTAGGGCTCGCGTACGTCGAGGAGAAGGAAGTTGTCGTTGCGGGCCTCTTTGCCGTCGAGGCGGGCTTTGAGTTCTTTGACTGAGATTTGAGGGATGCCGTTTTTCACTGTAGCCGCCTGTGCTGGTTCGGGTGCGATTCCGCAGAACTGGTTGTAGTCGATGAGGGCTGTGACCGTCGGGTTGGTGCCGCAGACGGGGCAGTCGGGATTTTTGCGTAGCTTGAGCTCGCGGAAGCGCATGGTGAGCGCATCGACGAGAAGCAGACGGCCGATGAGCGGCTCGCCTTTGCCGAGGATGAGCTTGATGACTTCGGTGGCCTGGATGGTGCCGATCATGCCGGGGAGGATGCCGAGGACGCCGCCTTCGGCGCAGCTTGGGACGAGGCCGGGTGGTGGTGGCTCCGGATAGAGGCAGCGGTAGCAGGGGCCATCTTTGGTGGCGAAGACGCTGGCCTGGCCTTCGAAGCGGAATATGCTGCCGTAGGCATTGGGTTTGTTGAGCAGGACGCAGGCGTCGTTGACCAGGTAGCGGGTCTGGAAGTTGTCTGTGCCGTCGGCGATGATGTCGTACTGGGCGAAGATTTCGAGGGCGTTGGCGCTGGTGAGCATGGTGTCGTGCTTGACGACGTTGAGCGCGGGATTGAGCGCGTTCAGCTTTTCCTGGGCGGAATCGACCTTTTTGCGGCCAACGTCTTTGGTGCTGTGGATGATCTGGCGCTGGAGGTTGCTGTAGTCCACGACATCGAAATCAATTACACCGAGGGTTCCGATACCGGCTGCGGCGAGATAGAGAGCGAGCGGCGAGCCGAGGCCTCCGGTGCCGACGCAGAGCACTTTGGCGGCTTTGAGACGCTGCTGGCCTTCCATGCCGACCTCGGGAAGGATGAGGTGGCGGGAGTAGCGGCCCAGTTCGTCGTTGGTTAGCTCGGGTAAGGGTTCGGCGGTGGCGGTGGTCATGTCTGGTTCCTTTGGATGATTCGGATGATCCGATTTGGCTTTAGATGCCGGTGGGTCCGGGGAAATCTTCAATATTCATTTTAGAGGTAATTGTGGGATAGCGGATTTCCTTCGGGAATTACGGGGAGAAGGGCAAGGGCAAACTGCTAACAGCAGATTCCCTGCGGGAATGACAGACAGAACTGCAAGAGCAACGGCAAAGGCAAACGCAAGGGCAAGGGCAAGGGCAGAGGCGACGGCTGGGGGTGGCGGTGGTTAGGGATGTGGCTTTGTTTGTTTGAGGTGGGTTTGCAGGAAGGACTGGATTGTGGGTTCGTCTTCGAAGGTGATGCGGAGGGGTGTGGTTTGGAGGGGGAGTGCGAAGTTCGGATTGGGTAGGCGGATCTGGTCTTTTTCTGTGGTGATGAGGGCTGTGGCTTTGGATGTTTTGGCCAGGTCGTTCAGGTGCTGCAGGTCTTGCGGGGTGTAGCTGTGGTGGTCGCTGAAGGCGTGGCGGGCGGCGAGCTGGAGGCCGGATTGTTCCAATCCCCGGAAGAACTGGCTGGGGCGGGCTATGCCGCAGAAGGCTACTACTGGGCCAGCGATTTTGGGGACTTGCATTTCGCGGCGGTAGCGCCAGATGGGTTGTGTCAGTTGCAGGGCGCGGAGGCGGGTTGCGGCTGGTTCATCTGCTGAATCAATCGCGAATATGTTGGCTCGCTTGAGGGCGGAGCGGCTTTCTCGGAGATTGCCTGCGGGGAGAAGTGAGTCGGCGAGGTCTTCGGAGTTGATGAGGACGATGTCTATGTCGCGGGCCAGTTGACGGTGCTGGAAGCCGTCGTCGAGGAGATGAAGCTTACTCTGGGGTGTTGCGGCTTCGGCTAGTTGGCCTGCTTCGAAGCGTTTGGCGGCGACGTAAACGGGAAGGTCGGTCTGGCGGGCTATGAGAAGCGGTTCGTCGCCGAATTGGGCGGCGCTGCCGTTGGGGTTTACGCGCTCTGCATGTGCGGTGTTGCGACCGTAGCCGCGTGACAGTATGTCCCCCGGGATGCCTTGCCGGTGCAGCAGTTGGGCGAGGGCTATGACGAAGGGAGTCTTGCCGGTGCCTCCTGCGGAGATGTTTCCGATGCTGATGACGGGCGCGGTTAGATGGTTTATTTTTTCCCAGCCTTGGCGCAGTGCCAGTGAGCGCAGGGCTGTGCCTGCTGCGTAGAGCGGGACTAGAGGCAAGGCCCAGGGTCTTTTCACCGGGGGCCTCGGGCGTGCTGGATTTTGTTCAGTATCTGGTGGATTGCGGCTACGGTGCGGGCTGTGGCGCCGGACTGGGTTTCGAAGACGTGGTGGGCTTGTTTGCCCATTGCGGAGGCTTCTGCCGGGTTTGTGAGAAGGCTGATGAGCGTGGTGGCTAGAGTGGATTTGTCGGCTATCGTCAGGGCTTGCCGGGTACGCAGTTGATCGACGATGCCGCGGAAGTTGGCGTAGTGCGGGCCCATGACGATGGGGATGCTGAACTGGGCGGGTTCGAGTGGATTGTGGCCGCCTGCCTCTACGAGGCTACCTCCTACAAAGGCGATGGTGGCCAGGGAGTAGACGGAGGCTAGTTCGCCTATGGAATCGAGCAGGATGATTTCGCCGGGGGCTAGTTTTTCTGGGGCTAATTTTTTTGGGGATTGCCCGATGTCGATTGCACTGCGGCGACGCCAGGGAAAGCTGGTTTGCTGCAGCAGGCTTGCTACTTGCGGGAAGCGTTCGGGATGGCGCGGGGCGAGGATGAGGGCTAATTCTACGCCGGGTGTGGTGTTTCCGGTTTTGGCTTGTAGCTGCGTCCAGGCGGCGAGGAGGATTTCTTCTTCGCCATCGAGGGTGCTTCCGGCGACGATCAGGCGGTGGTTGCCGGAGAGTGTGCGAAGCAGGGTTGTGGCTGCTGATTCTTGAGTGGAGCGGATATCGAATTTGAGGTTGCCGCTGACGGATACGCGGTCTGGCTGGCAGCCGATGGCGCGGAGGCGGTCGGCATCGATTGCTGTCTGCGCGAGTACGGCGGTGAGTTTGCTTAGGAACGGTCGCCAGAGTGCGCGCAGGCGTCGATAGCGGGGCCAGGAGCGGTCTGAGATGCGTGCGTTGACTACTACGACGGGAATTGCTCGATGGAAGCAGGCGGAGAGCAGGTTGGGCCAGAATTCAGTCTCGGCGAGGATCAGCATTCGGGGCTTGAGTTCATCGAGATAGGCGTTGACGGCCCAGGGGAGATCGAGCGGGCAGTAGAAGACTCGGGATGCGCCGAAGCGTTCGCGGGCGAGGGCCTGGCCGGTGCGGGTGGTGGTGGAGAGGACGAGTCGATAGGTGGGAAGTTCGGATTCCAGTTCGGAGATGAGGCGGCTTACGGCGAGGACTTCGCCGACGGAGACGGCGTGCAGCCAGAGGACGGGCTGGCTAGAGGGCTGGATAACGGGTTTGCTGCCTGTCGCGTCCAATATCCGCCTGGGAACTTTACCGAGGCGCTCGCGCAATCCTTCGCGGTATTTGTGCGTGGTCGTCATCTTCCATATCCACCAGGGCGCGCTTAGGATCAGCCCGAGCAGCAGGAGTATGTTGTAGAGGAAAAGAATCATGCATCCTTTAAAGTTGGCACGGCTGAATTCGTATGGCGATTTCGATAGCGCTGCGCTGGAGGATCGCGATTCTGGTTCCGGGCGCGGTGTTCGTTCGATTGTAGGAACGAGTACCCCCCAAATGATACAGTCGTGCCAAATGCGCCTCGGAATTTTGCTATTGAAACGAGTGCTGGCGAGCTGCTTTATCGCGGCAGGTCTGGCTGGTGTTTCGGCGCTGGCACTCGATCATCTTCCGCCGAAGGTGCAGCCGGCGACGGAGTTTGCTGCTGTTGAGATTCATGCCGACGAGAAGCTGGCTATTGCCGCAGAGCCGTACGATACCAAGGAGAAGATGATTCTCTTTCGCGTGGATTATGTTTCTCACGGGGTGTTGCCGGTGCGCTTGATTGTGACCAACAACAGCGACCGGCCTATCTCTTTACGCGATGCGCGGATTATTTATGTGACGGCGACGGGCGATCGCATCCAGGCTGCGGAGCCGGAGGATGTTGAGCGGCTGATGACGATGCGGGAGAAGCAGGGCGGGAAGATTCCTATGCCGGGGCCGATACCGGCTATTCACCTGAAGCCCAAGGCGAGCGATAAGGCGATTGAGCAGGATTTCAATACGTTTGAATTTCAAGCGCTGGTGGTGGAGCCGCATACGACGCGGGCGGGATTTCTCTTCTACGATGTCAGCGGTCTCGATCATCCGCTGAAGGGCGCGTTGCTGAATCTGCACACGATCAAGAATGCGGATGGGCAGGAGCTGTTTTATTTTGAGATTCCGTTCGATAAATATTTGAAGAGCAAGTCTCCGCAGATGAATTGAAGTGCCTGACCAATCAGCTGGACGGCTAACCTCCGAGTCGATCTTTCGTTTTTGTTCATCCAACATTGGAAGGCGATACAGGAGGGATTATGGATCTGCAACTCAAGGGGAAGACTGCACTGGTAACTGGCGGCAGCGCCGGGATAGGTTTGGCAATCGTTGAATTGCTGGCAAAAGAGGGTGTGACGGTTTTTGTGCCTGGCAGAAGTCAGAAGAAGCTGGATGAGGCTTTTGCGAAGAGTGAGTTCCCTGTTCACAAGATTGTTGCCGATCCGGGCACGGCTGAGGGTGCGGATGCGGTGATTGCGCAGGTGCCGGAGATCGATATTCTGGTGAACAACCTGGGCATCTATGAGGCGAAATCTTTTGCCGAAATTACCGATGCGGATTGGCTAAAGATCTTCGAGGTGAATGTGTTGAGCGGGGTGCGGCTCTCTCGTCATTATTTTCCGCAGATGTTGAAGAGAAACAGTGGGCGGGTGATTTTTATCTCCAGTGAATCGGCGGTGATGACGCCTGCGGAGATGATTC of Acidicapsa ligni contains these proteins:
- the moeB gene encoding molybdopterin-synthase adenylyltransferase MoeB, with the translated sequence MTTATAEPLPELTNDELGRYSRHLILPEVGMEGQQRLKAAKVLCVGTGGLGSPLALYLAAAGIGTLGVIDFDVVDYSNLQRQIIHSTKDVGRKKVDSAQEKLNALNPALNVVKHDTMLTSANALEIFAQYDIIADGTDNFQTRYLVNDACVLLNKPNAYGSIFRFEGQASVFATKDGPCYRCLYPEPPPPGLVPSCAEGGVLGILPGMIGTIQATEVIKLILGKGEPLIGRLLLVDALTMRFRELKLRKNPDCPVCGTNPTVTALIDYNQFCGIAPEPAQAATVKNGIPQISVKELKARLDGKEARNDNFLLLDVREPYEFQIAQIGGKLIPQNDVPNRLNELNPQQEIFVHCRSGARSQKIAEFLQANGFQKVSNVAGGILAWADEIDTTVQKY
- the lpxK gene encoding tetraacyldisaccharide 4'-kinase gives rise to the protein MKRPWALPLVPLYAAGTALRSLALRQGWEKINHLTAPVISIGNISAGGTGKTPFVIALAQLLHRQGIPGDILSRGYGRNTAHAERVNPNGSAAQFGDEPLLIARQTDLPVYVAAKRFEAGQLAEAATPQSKLHLLDDGFQHRQLARDIDIVLINSEDLADSLLPAGNLRESRSALKRANIFAIDSADEPAATRLRALQLTQPIWRYRREMQVPKIAGPVVAFCGIARPSQFFRGLEQSGLQLAARHAFSDHHSYTPQDLQHLNDLAKTSKATALITTEKDQIRLPNPNFALPLQTTPLRITFEDEPTIQSFLQTHLKQTKPHP
- a CDS encoding 3-deoxy-D-manno-octulosonic acid transferase, with protein sequence MILFLYNILLLLGLILSAPWWIWKMTTTHKYREGLRERLGKVPRRILDATGSKPVIQPSSQPVLWLHAVSVGEVLAVSRLISELESELPTYRLVLSTTTRTGQALARERFGASRVFYCPLDLPWAVNAYLDELKPRMLILAETEFWPNLLSACFHRAIPVVVVNARISDRSWPRYRRLRALWRPFLSKLTAVLAQTAIDADRLRAIGCQPDRVSVSGNLKFDIRSTQESAATTLLRTLSGNHRLIVAGSTLDGEEEILLAAWTQLQAKTGNTTPGVELALILAPRHPERFPQVASLLQQTSFPWRRRSAIDIGQSPKKLAPEKLAPGEIILLDSIGELASVYSLATIAFVGGSLVEAGGHNPLEPAQFSIPIVMGPHYANFRGIVDQLRTRQALTIADKSTLATTLISLLTNPAEASAMGKQAHHVFETQSGATARTVAAIHQILNKIQHARGPR
- a CDS encoding SDR family NAD(P)-dependent oxidoreductase; this encodes MDLQLKGKTALVTGGSAGIGLAIVELLAKEGVTVFVPGRSQKKLDEAFAKSEFPVHKIVADPGTAEGADAVIAQVPEIDILVNNLGIYEAKSFAEITDADWLKIFEVNVLSGVRLSRHYFPQMLKRNSGRVIFISSESAVMTPAEMIHYGMTKSSQLAISRGLAELTKGTAVTVNTVLPGPTRSEGIVGFLQQIASTPNPTAEQAEKEFFEKHRSNSLLQRLIEADEIASLVAYLASPLSSATNGAALRAEGGLLRSIV